The Helianthus annuus cultivar XRQ/B chromosome 11, HanXRQr2.0-SUNRISE, whole genome shotgun sequence region ATGTTTATTTTgcatattttttttatgttttgataGATTGAGTTTGTTCTATTGTTTCAGTGGATATAATATTAGTTAGATCTGATATGATGCCTTTATTTAAATTAGGGTTTTAAGCTTTATGCTAATTTGAATGTGTATCCAGTAGTTAATTAGTTATATTCTGATGTGTGTCTTAGTGATCGACTTACAGTTAAGAAGTTACTTATGGTGCGCATTCGTGTTTAATGAATATCCAGGGTAGGTTGTGGTGATACGCGATGGCGTTGGCAGCGGTGGATGTTCAGAATCCGCTTCTTGGAGAAACAACTTGCGGGACGTTGTTGCATCAGTTGCAAGTGATATACTATTTCCAAGACTTTTTGTTGtagttttttttatgttattaAGTTTGTGGTTGGGTTAGTGAAGTTATCGAAATTGTGTGTACTTTTGCAGAAAATTTGGGATGAGGTCGGTGAAAGTGACGAGGAAAGAGATAAGATGCTTCTTCAGATAGAGCAAGAATGTTTAGACGTGTACAAGAGGAAAGTTGACCAAGCGACAAAGTCAAGAGCACACCTTCTTCAGGCGCTGGCTGATGCTAAACTTGAACTCTCCACTTTGCTTGCGTCGCTTGGAGAGAAAACGTTTGTCGGGATTGTAAGTAATGTGCTACTTTCGTTtggttgagtttttttttttttttttaaacgtatTTGGGTGCTTTATTTGTTTCTTATGTTATGATTTGCAGCCTGAGAAGACTTCGGGAACGATCAATGAACAACTTGCTGCTATTGCACCGGCTTTGGAACAATTGTGGAAGAAGAAAGATGAACGGATAAAGGAGATATCGGATGTGCAGGCACAGATACAAAAAATATGTGGAGAAATTGCAGGGAGCAGTGTCGGAAATCAAGCTGTTAATGTTGACGTGTCTGATTTATCCTTGAAGAAGTTGGACGAGTTCCATGATCAACTGCAAGAACTTCAGAAAGAAAAGGTAAGGTTGACTTAGACGCTTGTTACGGAGTCAATTACATGATAGGTTATGTTGACTTTTGTTTTGTCTTTTGACTTTACAGAGCGATAGACTGCAAAAGGTTCTTGAGTTGGTGAGCACTGTACATGATCTTTGTGCTGTACTTGGGATTGATTTTTATAGTACAGTCACCGAGGTTCATCCTAGCTTGAATGATGCAACTGATGTGCAATCTAAAAGCATAAGCAATGACACGCTTGCAAGGCTGGCAAAGACTGTTGTAGCGTTAAAAGAAGACAAGAAGCAAAGGTTGCAGAAGGTAGTACCCTTTCATGGCCCTTTATGGCTTTTAAGAGTAGTTTAGacttaacagaaaaaaaaaaataacgtgTAGGATGCGTTTAGTTGTGAATTCTCCCTTTTTCCATATCTAATTTTTTAGATTCCACACGTTGAAAATATAGAAAACGCGTTCAAAAGCAATTGAATTTAAACATGTTTAGATGGAGCTGTTTTTTTATCCATTTTTTCTTTATATCATATCAttctttttaaaacaaaagtatcCAATACAAAATAAAATTAGTATAGTGCTATCGGTACCTAATAATAAAGTGCCTATATCAGAACACAAATATGTAAAAGGGCTTAATATTAAAGAAGGTATTAAAATGAATTGATCCAACAAGTTAATTGGGTGGTTCACATAAAagaactaaaaaaataaaatggGTCAACAGTTCAATTGGGTTAAATATATTATGAGACATGAAAATAAAGCAGGTCAACATGTCAAATGGGTTAgattaaataattataaaaataaatttgatTTTATGTTAAAACTATATCATGggttagattttgaaaaaaactTATGACAAGTGGGGCTAACGTGTATTAAAAATAGTAAACTGATTCATCTCCTTTCCATGTATTTTTTAAAAGAACCTAACTTGAATTTTAAACCCGTTTTCAATGAAATATTTGTCAAAAATATCGTCATTTGTCTACATCTAAACAGCCCGTTACTCTCTGattttgtttttgtattttttacaGCTTCAAGAATTAGCAACCCAGCTAATAGATCTTTGGAACTTAATGGATACATCTGAGGAAGAACAACATTTGTTTGATCATGTTACTTGTAACATATCGGCTTCAGTGGATGAACTGAACGTCCCAGGGGCTCTTGCTCAAGATTTGATCGAACAGGTACCCttattttgattatttaaataaTATAGCATATTATAAAATTGATTATTTAGTTGTAAATCTTTTATCTGTATCTTTTTAAGGCTGAGGTGGAAGTGGAAAGGCTAGATAAGCTAAAATCCAGCAAAATGAAGGAGATTGCTTTTAAGAGGCAAAGCGAGCTTGAAGAAATTTTTGCACGCGCACACATAGAAATCGATACACAGGCTGCTAGGGAGAAAATTTTGGCACTTATCGATTCTGGAAACGTGGAACCGTCTGAGCTGCTTGCTGACATGGATAATCAGATCGTAAAAGCGAAGGAAGAGGCTCTCAGTAGAAAAGAGATTTTGGATAAAGTTGAAAAGTGGATGTCGGCTTGTGAAGAAGAGAGTTGGCTTGATGATTACAATCGGGTAATTGTTTTTATTCAACTTTTGTTTTGGAGTTAAATTAGTGTTTAATAATTTATTAGTGttatttgattatgtttgtgGTTTTGGCTTGTGCGTAACAGGATGACAACAGGTACAATGCAAGCAGAGGCGCACATTTGAATCTCAAGCGAGCGGAGAAGGCCAGAATTTTGGTAAACAAAATTCCaggtattttttatttttttaggagaTTAAGTTTTCACAGTTTGTGATGGCTAAGGGTGTAAACGAGCCCAGCCGAACTGAGTTGAGCACGAGCTTGGCTAGTTTGCTTAGCTTAACAAAGCAGAGCTCGGCTTGTTTCGACTTTTTGAGCTATATATCCAAAGCTGCTCGGCGCACgaaatttttcaagctcgagctcggctcgtttttTATTTATGGTTgtttaattattttatatatatacatatatacttatATCTTTtctatttataattataattatatatattaaggtaatatatattatttagctATGATTTTTATTATTGTGTAATTTATTTTGCCGTGTAACATAcgtatatattaaataaaagttatattaaTATATGTTATATACATAATAAGCTCGTTTAGGCTTGCAAGCCTAGTCGATCTTGGCATATGAAGCCCATGCTTGTTATTAGGCTTGAGTTCGGGCTTTAGCTCGTTATGCTCGGCTCGGCTTGTTTAAACCCTTTATGTGGCTTGACGTTTGTTTGGTTGCATGTGTATAAACTATGATGGCATTATGCAGCTCTTGTCGACACTTTGGTTGCCAAGACTCGGGCGTGGGAAGAAGACCATGAGCTGACATTCATGTACGATGGTGTCCCGTTGCTTGCCATGCTAGATGAATATGCAATGCTCAGGCATGAAAGGGAAGAAGAAAAACGACGGCTAAaggttaataaatatattttataatgtTCGTTTTCTGTCATATTTAAATACTGAAGTTCAAACAATGGAATGTTGACAGGATCAGAAGAAAATTCAAGAACAGCCGACTACAGAGCATGAAGCTGCATTTGGTTCAAGATCAAGTCCTCGGCCTGCTAGTATAACAAAGAAGGTGGCGGGCCCACGTGCTAACGGAACTCCAAACAGACGGCTGTCTCTGAATCAAAATGGAGGTCGGTCAATGAGTAAAGACGGGAAGAGGGACAACCATAAGTCTCTTTCTCCAATGAAACATGCAGCCATTGGAAAAGAGGATGCTGCTTCACGGGTATCTGGCACGGAGCCGGCCCCCACCACACCTTAAACTTAGGGTAATTGAATAAAAGTTGAACATTGTAGGATTTGTTGTTATTACAACCGGTGTTAGCGATCTTTAAACGAGTGAACATGGTTAATGGTTTAGCTTATTTCTTGTTATCGGCGGCTGTTAATTAATTACCTTATCTAACAGATGTTTTTTGTTGGCTTTTCCCGAAACTTATATGCCACGTGCTTGGTTAATCATACTTTGCTTTGTTAGAAGCCTGATTAACCAGTTGCAGGAATGTACTTATTTTGGTTGCATTATCGGAACTGTCTTGACGATTGGGTACGGTAAATGGTAAAGACTACGGTAGCATAAAATCATATGATTATTcaatcttggttttaaaatgcgtaGATCAGGAGCACATAACGTGCTGATGAGATCAAATCAGATCAACTGCAACGACGCGATGCAACTTAGTTGGCCGATATTTTAACAAGGTAGTCTGTTGATTGCATTGAGTACCAGTTTTCCAAATAAATCTGACCATTAACTGAGCAACGAGTTTGAGTATTTGGACAAATTTAACCATCCATTGAACAAATCCTGATTAGAAATGATTAGAAGTTAACAATTTAAAATATAATCTACAAATAAATTTTTGTACCTTTTACCATCACACATGTCGGCTTTTGGGTTCAAAACGCGCCTATATCTAATGGTGCAATAAACATTGCTCCATCTTTTCAAATATATTGATCTCATCTTTAGAAATCCTACCAGATCTCTGCCTGAAATTCTATCTGGTTCGCATTTGCGGTGATTTTATTCGCAAGATGCATTTCCCTTGTACGCCATCTGCTCTATATGTTCGGTAGCTGTAAAGTTAGTTAAGTAACCAAggttaaaaaaaaagtaatacTAAAGTTTGTTGGTATTTTATCGTATCTACATTAGGTTATAACATGCGAGAAATAAGTAGATACATGAGTTGATTTTGATGGACGTAGAAAGAACCGGGGA contains the following coding sequences:
- the LOC110890063 gene encoding 65-kDa microtubule-associated protein 1, which translates into the protein MALAAVDVQNPLLGETTCGTLLHQLQKIWDEVGESDEERDKMLLQIEQECLDVYKRKVDQATKSRAHLLQALADAKLELSTLLASLGEKTFVGIPEKTSGTINEQLAAIAPALEQLWKKKDERIKEISDVQAQIQKICGEIAGSSVGNQAVNVDVSDLSLKKLDEFHDQLQELQKEKSDRLQKVLELVSTVHDLCAVLGIDFYSTVTEVHPSLNDATDVQSKSISNDTLARLAKTVVALKEDKKQRLQKLQELATQLIDLWNLMDTSEEEQHLFDHVTCNISASVDELNVPGALAQDLIEQAEVEVERLDKLKSSKMKEIAFKRQSELEEIFARAHIEIDTQAAREKILALIDSGNVEPSELLADMDNQIVKAKEEALSRKEILDKVEKWMSACEEESWLDDYNRDDNRYNASRGAHLNLKRAEKARILVNKIPALVDTLVAKTRAWEEDHELTFMYDGVPLLAMLDEYAMLRHEREEEKRRLKDQKKIQEQPTTEHEAAFGSRSSPRPASITKKVAGPRANGTPNRRLSLNQNGGRSMSKDGKRDNHKSLSPMKHAAIGKEDAASRVSGTEPAPTTP